From a region of the Armatimonas rosea genome:
- a CDS encoding Sec-independent protein translocase subunit TatA/TatB: MYTLAYLGMQNIVIILVIALLIFGPQKVPELARQIGGALRDLKKMSNEVQSAFDLDDHSSYDRYEPPTYEYTPPVSTSYGHEPLDQYGMPAATEHPAIEAGEPALVATDEHATSELHANPELDTTPELHATVEHTADLPALSPTVEEAAVAVTHTEVAAVVETVDTKVSPQAETEITTHTTSADIETKSA; this comes from the coding sequence ATGTATACGTTAGCTTATTTGGGAATGCAGAATATCGTCATCATTCTGGTGATTGCGCTGCTCATCTTTGGACCTCAAAAAGTTCCAGAGCTGGCACGCCAGATTGGGGGTGCCCTGCGCGACCTCAAAAAGATGTCCAATGAAGTTCAGTCGGCGTTCGACTTAGACGATCATAGTAGCTATGATCGCTACGAGCCGCCGACCTATGAGTACACCCCTCCCGTGAGCACGTCGTACGGACACGAGCCACTGGACCAGTACGGCATGCCTGCTGCCACGGAGCACCCCGCGATCGAAGCGGGCGAGCCGGCTCTTGTGGCAACGGACGAGCATGCGACTTCCGAGCTACATGCGAACCCTGAGCTGGATACCACTCCAGAGCTGCACGCCACGGTCGAGCACACCGCCGACCTGCCCGCGCTCTCCCCGACCGTTGAGGAGGCCGCTGTGGCGGTAACGCACACCGAGGTTGCAGCCGTAGTAGAGACAGTAGATACAAAGGTGTCTCCTCAAGCCGAGACCGAGATAACCACACACACCACCAGCGCTGACATCGAGACGAAGAGCGCTTAA
- a CDS encoding nucleotidyltransferase domain-containing protein, with product MASTVERLAQRKLISPPKWLPGCVAYETIMGSMAYGVSSDSSDMDVYGFCVPPKDDVFPHLRGEIPGFGRQLQRFEQFQQHHIEDKDALAGKGREYDLTIFSLVKFFQLAMENNPNIVDSLFTPRECVLHCNTIGERVRERRRIFLHKGAWHKFKGYAYAQVHKMETKTPQEGSKRAQNVDEFGFDVKFAYHVIRLLDEIEQILTLGDLDLQRDRERMKAIRRGEWTLEQVKEFFVTKEKELESAYTASKLPHGPDEAAIKTLLLECLEAHYGSLESAISLPNQERALLAQIKALCEKAGV from the coding sequence ATGGCAAGTACAGTCGAGCGCCTCGCGCAGAGAAAACTCATCAGCCCCCCCAAGTGGCTCCCCGGCTGTGTCGCCTACGAGACTATCATGGGCTCCATGGCCTACGGCGTCTCCTCGGACTCGTCGGACATGGATGTCTACGGCTTCTGCGTGCCCCCCAAAGACGATGTCTTCCCCCACCTGCGCGGCGAGATTCCGGGCTTTGGGCGACAGCTCCAGCGCTTCGAGCAGTTCCAGCAGCACCATATCGAGGACAAAGACGCGCTGGCAGGCAAGGGCCGCGAGTACGACCTGACAATCTTCTCGCTGGTCAAGTTCTTCCAGCTCGCCATGGAGAACAACCCGAATATCGTCGATTCGCTCTTCACCCCACGCGAGTGTGTCCTTCACTGCAACACCATCGGGGAGCGGGTGCGCGAGAGGCGACGGATATTTCTCCACAAAGGCGCCTGGCATAAGTTCAAAGGCTACGCCTACGCGCAGGTCCACAAGATGGAGACCAAGACCCCACAAGAGGGCAGCAAGCGCGCCCAGAATGTCGATGAGTTTGGCTTCGACGTTAAGTTCGCCTATCATGTTATACGATTACTTGACGAGATTGAGCAAATACTAACATTAGGCGATCTTGACTTGCAACGAGATAGAGAGCGTATGAAGGCCATCCGGCGTGGGGAGTGGACTCTAGAGCAGGTCAAGGAGTTCTTTGTGACCAAGGAGAAAGAGCTGGAGAGCGCCTACACCGCCAGCAAGCTCCCCCACGGCCCGGACGAAGCCGCGATCAAGACGCTCTTGCTGGAGTGCCTGGAAGCACACTACGGCTCGCTGGAGAGCGCGATCTCTCTGCCCAACCAAGAGCGGGCGCTCCTGGCGCAGATAAAAGCCCTCTGCGAGAAGGCGGGCGTATGA
- a CDS encoding TolB family protein: MQTTRRLLFGLGALALLALPSRAADLWTETRISYIAPNGGYLSTVRSSKPNGTGDITMSTYGWCANWHTDPWGYVQLSWATTNGGSPPSNALYRWDAWFGTWQTTTTVLPFTLSSKVAWTRDGQQVSYAQSVLGTPQLFTAAASGTGTVQRTTLPYPCLDPAWSPDGQSIAFVSVPAGGSLAEVWVLKVTGGSLRRVTVTPTSSGLDYKQPAWSPDGTKLAVVRRGTAGSTLWTLRVADGGGLTQVTTGGAETEPCWSPDGTRLAFCRSNAKIVTCLASGGDERLVALGTGPSWSGFAWYLP; this comes from the coding sequence ATGCAGACAACGCGACGTCTTTTATTTGGGCTGGGGGCATTAGCACTTCTGGCACTCCCTAGCCGCGCGGCCGATCTCTGGACCGAGACGCGGATTTCCTATATCGCCCCTAATGGCGGCTACCTGAGCACGGTGCGCTCTAGCAAGCCCAATGGCACAGGGGACATTACCATGAGCACCTACGGCTGGTGTGCGAACTGGCACACCGATCCCTGGGGCTACGTCCAGCTCTCCTGGGCGACAACAAATGGAGGGAGTCCGCCGAGCAACGCGCTCTACCGCTGGGATGCCTGGTTTGGTACCTGGCAGACCACGACCACCGTGCTTCCTTTCACACTCTCCAGCAAGGTGGCCTGGACACGCGATGGGCAGCAGGTCAGCTACGCACAGAGTGTTCTGGGAACTCCGCAGCTCTTTACCGCCGCCGCCAGTGGGACAGGGACGGTCCAGCGCACGACCCTCCCCTATCCCTGCCTTGATCCTGCCTGGTCGCCGGATGGGCAGAGCATCGCCTTTGTCAGTGTCCCCGCAGGCGGGAGCCTCGCGGAGGTCTGGGTGCTGAAGGTGACGGGGGGGAGCCTGCGACGGGTCACGGTCACGCCCACGAGCAGTGGACTGGACTATAAGCAGCCTGCCTGGTCGCCCGATGGAACCAAGCTTGCGGTGGTCCGTCGGGGGACGGCCGGGAGCACGCTCTGGACCCTACGTGTCGCCGATGGGGGCGGGCTGACCCAAGTCACCACCGGAGGCGCAGAGACCGAGCCCTGCTGGTCACCGGACGGCACTCGGCTAGCCTTCTGCCGGAGCAACGCTAAGATTGTCACCTGCCTGGCGAGTGGTGGCGATGAGCGCTTGGTGGCCCTCGGGACCGGACCCAGCTGGTCGGGTTTTGCGTGGTATCTGCCCTGA
- the secG gene encoding preprotein translocase subunit SecG, whose product MSILIGILTGVLLLLSVGLIGFVTMQTPKNEGFGGGVANTPSSNFRGKAGYDEMLSVYTRNIVIAWMGTAFVLYLLHELSGV is encoded by the coding sequence ATGAGCATCCTCATCGGTATCCTGACCGGTGTCTTGCTACTGCTCTCGGTGGGGCTCATCGGCTTTGTGACGATGCAGACCCCCAAGAACGAGGGCTTTGGTGGCGGTGTCGCCAACACCCCCAGTAGCAACTTCCGTGGTAAGGCCGGCTACGACGAGATGCTCTCGGTCTACACCCGCAATATCGTCATTGCCTGGATGGGAACTGCCTTCGTGCTCTACCTCCTCCACGAGCTGAGCGGCGTCTAA
- a CDS encoding PDZ domain-containing protein: MTAPTPTPDTTPPSRRALLALVGGVLSAFVLTLLNRYLGLFVSLPAGRSPLVHLISLAYLFPLLFALLSAAAGAARLPQSLGFLGLVGLLLGGPMGLVYLLTEKFRVEVPLPLFLTANNLFLPTGVMLLGAALGRKIIRHPNTLLALAGIVIFFDIVMVTMGTVAQAMQSGSKIISLVSVGGGAAQPSAPFAKSIPLLSGVTIGPADILMPALFFAAIVQFPRLRDDWQIPLKPTFWWTVGLLALALVIVETTALPIPAWVPMGIALLIANSRYAAFTKQEKRDLWIGAVFALFCAGLIIVGARKFFASQPKQAAERTPKWGWVLGVVRETRERLVLQVVNDYPIAKAGVRPGDVIESLNGVPSAKLQTQEALFAVLDAAEKDGLTIRLRRLGEKKPLELKVTLP, encoded by the coding sequence ATGACAGCCCCAACCCCAACTCCCGACACCACACCGCCCTCCCGGCGTGCACTCCTGGCACTGGTGGGAGGTGTTCTGAGTGCCTTTGTCCTGACCCTCCTGAACCGCTACCTGGGGCTTTTTGTCTCCCTCCCGGCAGGGCGCTCGCCGCTGGTTCATCTGATCTCGCTGGCCTACCTCTTCCCACTCCTCTTTGCTCTGCTCAGCGCCGCCGCCGGGGCCGCGCGCCTCCCTCAGAGCCTGGGGTTTCTCGGGCTGGTAGGGCTCTTGCTCGGGGGGCCGATGGGGCTGGTCTACCTGCTGACCGAGAAGTTCCGTGTGGAGGTGCCGCTGCCGCTCTTTCTCACGGCCAACAACCTCTTTCTCCCGACCGGGGTGATGCTGCTGGGGGCGGCGCTAGGACGAAAGATCATCCGGCACCCCAATACCCTGCTGGCGCTGGCGGGGATCGTGATCTTCTTTGATATTGTCATGGTGACCATGGGGACGGTCGCGCAGGCGATGCAGTCGGGCTCTAAGATTATCTCGCTGGTCTCGGTGGGGGGGGGAGCCGCCCAGCCCAGTGCCCCCTTTGCCAAGTCGATTCCCTTGCTCTCCGGGGTGACGATCGGTCCGGCGGATATCCTCATGCCCGCCCTCTTTTTTGCCGCGATTGTCCAGTTTCCCCGGTTGCGCGACGACTGGCAGATCCCGCTGAAGCCGACTTTTTGGTGGACGGTCGGGCTGCTGGCGCTGGCGCTGGTGATTGTCGAGACCACAGCACTCCCGATCCCCGCCTGGGTGCCGATGGGGATCGCGCTCCTGATCGCCAACTCCCGCTACGCCGCCTTCACCAAACAAGAGAAGCGGGACCTCTGGATCGGGGCGGTCTTTGCCCTCTTCTGCGCCGGGCTGATTATTGTCGGGGCGCGCAAGTTCTTCGCCAGCCAGCCCAAGCAGGCCGCCGAGCGGACCCCCAAGTGGGGCTGGGTGCTAGGCGTGGTGCGCGAGACCCGCGAGCGCCTCGTGCTCCAGGTGGTCAACGACTACCCGATTGCCAAGGCCGGGGTTCGTCCCGGCGATGTGATCGAGAGCCTCAATGGAGTCCCCAGCGCCAAGCTCCAGACCCAAGAGGCGCTCTTTGCCGTGCTCGATGCCGCCGAGAAAGACGGCCTGACGATCCGCCTGCGCCGCTTGGGCGAGAAAAAGCCCCTTGAGCTGAAAGTGACACTTCCGTGA
- a CDS encoding TSUP family transporter, producing MTYLQLGLVFAASFVAGGVNSVAGGGTLLTFPVLLAGGLDSIVANATNSAGLAPGALASFLGYRKELAGLKQLMLPLALIALLGATIGALLLLATPTKIFDRLIPFLILAATLLFAFQDQLKKLGKRPASSGELDKITLTVGFFLLGVAVYGGYFGAGIGILTLAALGMLGMTEIHRMNGLKTIFTGGLNVVASVVLMLKGKVDFPIMGVMIVGAMLGGWLAVGVARKLGAGNVRKLVIAIGVVLSVQTLLRYWVFPP from the coding sequence GTGACCTATCTCCAGCTCGGGCTGGTCTTTGCGGCCTCGTTTGTGGCGGGGGGCGTGAACTCGGTAGCAGGGGGCGGCACACTCCTCACCTTCCCGGTTCTGCTCGCGGGGGGCCTCGACTCGATTGTCGCCAATGCCACCAACTCCGCGGGGCTGGCTCCTGGCGCGCTGGCCTCGTTCTTGGGCTACCGGAAAGAGCTGGCGGGCCTCAAGCAGCTGATGCTCCCCCTGGCCCTGATCGCACTCCTTGGCGCAACGATCGGGGCACTACTCTTGCTGGCCACACCCACCAAGATCTTCGACCGCTTGATCCCTTTTCTAATCCTAGCCGCGACCCTGCTCTTTGCCTTCCAGGACCAGCTGAAAAAGCTCGGCAAGCGCCCTGCTAGCTCGGGCGAGCTGGATAAGATCACGCTCACGGTCGGCTTCTTTCTGCTGGGGGTCGCGGTCTACGGCGGCTACTTTGGCGCGGGGATCGGGATCTTGACCCTCGCCGCGCTGGGGATGCTGGGCATGACCGAGATCCACCGGATGAACGGCCTCAAGACGATCTTCACCGGGGGCTTGAATGTCGTGGCATCGGTGGTGCTGATGCTCAAGGGGAAGGTGGACTTTCCCATCATGGGCGTCATGATTGTCGGTGCGATGTTGGGCGGCTGGCTCGCGGTGGGAGTCGCCCGTAAGCTCGGGGCGGGCAATGTGCGCAAGCTGGTGATCGCGATCGGGGTCGTGCTCTCGGTGCAGACCCTCCTGCGCTACTGGGTCTTTCCCCCCTAA
- a CDS encoding Sec-independent protein translocase subunit TatA/TatB has product MFTPTFAYFTSYTDWLIVGAIVLVLFGGSKIPQLARGLGEGIREFKNSINGEPAKEEEDEKKPDGDKEKTGSES; this is encoded by the coding sequence ATGTTCACCCCAACATTTGCCTATTTCACCAGCTACACCGACTGGCTGATTGTCGGCGCGATCGTTCTGGTTCTTTTTGGCGGGAGCAAGATCCCCCAGCTCGCACGCGGCCTTGGCGAGGGCATCCGCGAGTTTAAGAACTCCATCAATGGCGAGCCTGCCAAAGAGGAAGAGGACGAGAAGAAGCCCGACGGCGACAAAGAGAAGACAGGTAGCGAGTCATGA
- a CDS encoding GAF domain-containing protein, producing the protein MQKATTEELERLLERREHELADARQRIRQLEEALDARASEAAALRRISEATGQVVTTDDILPLIAEIALEVTDTESALVYLFNDAHDTLVLRAATDEQIKPQVGKLRLKIGEGITGWVAREKKHVALTSEAWSDERFKFLPDLNEDRYQSILSVPLIWREECIGVVNVRTQAPHAYTKTQVQLLSAIASQVAGAIQASRKVRNAEKSATHLSTVAEVSRTITSNLYLEEILQLAVAATAQTLNFKIVALRLVDEEKQQLVVKAVHAVSKDYARRPPLHIGEGLAGKAVETGKVITVLDVKKSLDYKFGDIAREQNLTSLACVPLKVRDRVIGVLNCYTDRPHDFTEDELNVLSTLGNQVAVAIENAKLMVKGALLQEMHHRVKNNLQQIASLLRLQKHYAGDRPATEVLEESIGRVMAVSAVHELLSREDLDTISIRKIAEHIVQATKQSLTLPNKRIDFRVEGPDLRLSSHQANSVALILNEMVQNAVEHGFKITDDGSILVRLMEKPEDWLLEVRNTGDSPRPDFNPDKHHDLGLQIIQGLVRGDLQGEFKLIRDGEETVASIRWPKT; encoded by the coding sequence GTGCAGAAAGCAACGACGGAGGAGCTGGAGAGGCTCCTGGAGCGACGCGAACACGAGCTGGCAGATGCCCGCCAACGGATCCGTCAGCTCGAAGAAGCCCTAGATGCGCGTGCCTCCGAGGCCGCCGCCCTCCGTCGTATCTCCGAGGCCACCGGACAGGTGGTCACCACCGACGATATCCTCCCTCTGATCGCCGAGATCGCCCTGGAAGTGACCGACACCGAGTCGGCGCTGGTCTACCTCTTCAACGACGCCCACGATACGCTCGTGCTGCGCGCCGCCACCGATGAGCAGATCAAACCCCAGGTCGGCAAGCTCCGGCTCAAGATCGGGGAGGGAATCACCGGCTGGGTCGCTCGCGAGAAAAAGCATGTCGCCCTGACCTCCGAGGCCTGGAGCGACGAGCGCTTTAAGTTTCTCCCGGACCTCAACGAGGACCGCTACCAGAGCATTCTCTCCGTGCCCCTCATCTGGCGCGAGGAGTGTATCGGGGTGGTCAATGTCCGCACCCAAGCCCCCCACGCCTACACCAAGACCCAGGTCCAGCTCCTCTCCGCTATTGCGTCCCAAGTGGCCGGCGCGATCCAAGCCAGCCGCAAGGTCCGCAACGCCGAGAAGAGCGCCACGCATCTCTCGACAGTCGCCGAGGTCTCCCGCACCATCACGTCCAACCTCTATCTTGAGGAGATCCTCCAGCTCGCAGTCGCGGCCACCGCCCAGACCCTCAACTTCAAGATTGTCGCCTTGCGCCTGGTCGATGAGGAAAAACAGCAGCTCGTGGTCAAGGCCGTGCACGCGGTCTCCAAGGACTACGCCCGCCGCCCCCCGCTCCATATCGGCGAGGGGCTTGCGGGAAAAGCGGTCGAGACCGGCAAAGTGATCACGGTGCTCGATGTGAAGAAGTCGCTGGACTACAAGTTTGGCGATATCGCCCGCGAGCAGAACCTCACCAGCCTCGCCTGTGTCCCGCTCAAGGTGCGCGATCGGGTGATCGGGGTGCTCAACTGCTACACCGACCGCCCCCACGACTTCACCGAGGACGAGCTCAACGTCCTCTCCACGCTCGGCAACCAAGTGGCGGTCGCCATCGAGAACGCCAAGCTCATGGTCAAGGGCGCGCTGCTCCAGGAGATGCACCACCGGGTCAAGAACAACCTCCAGCAGATCGCCAGCCTGCTCCGCCTGCAGAAGCACTACGCCGGAGACCGCCCCGCCACCGAGGTGCTGGAAGAGTCCATCGGGCGGGTCATGGCGGTCTCCGCAGTCCATGAGCTCCTCTCCCGCGAGGACCTCGACACGATCTCCATCCGCAAGATCGCCGAGCACATTGTCCAGGCCACCAAGCAGAGCCTGACCCTGCCCAACAAGCGCATTGACTTCCGTGTCGAGGGCCCCGATCTGCGCCTCTCCAGCCACCAGGCAAACTCGGTCGCGCTCATCCTCAATGAGATGGTGCAAAATGCCGTGGAGCACGGCTTCAAGATCACCGACGACGGCTCGATCTTGGTGCGCCTGATGGAAAAACCCGAGGACTGGCTCCTAGAAGTGCGCAACACCGGCGACTCCCCCCGCCCGGACTTCAACCCGGACAAGCACCACGACCTCGGGCTCCAGATTATTCAGGGCCTGGTTCGCGGCGATCTCCAAGGCGAGTTCAAGCTTATCCGCGATGGCGAAGAGACGGTCGCCTCCATCCGCTGGCCCAAGACATAG
- a CDS encoding ArnT family glycosyltransferase: MKSLWAVLIAALVLTVSFAVKVPLNNNPDESSHRDYIRLMVEQKGLVMFVPSKDRKPLPAPVLERMQAREGMTEVPEGAPSRDETHQPPLYYALAALVFAITGGGSLLALRLVALPFHLATVWIAWKTGRDLFPNRPVLAPALAAFVAFLPIQAQLGGAISNDATTHFFCALIVWRMARFFAPHIAPPHRVYAWGEGALLGLFFGLGLLTKLTVLQLYPVLFVACALAIRAKRITFTDTIGVFGAAVLVGLAIAAPWLARNQQLYGDFLAQTIYKATGPNLSPAEISQLSGWSGADYARNAGLRSFVSFWCFLDPHLPTVPLAQFIGSPVLLLLTLIPALIPLFGLYKASKEKAVEPVFGFATLVPLCLVPFFTKFIYEVFQAQGRYFLPSLLAVALVCVGGFAALTKKDRAAFVPAALLLLLALWQLVGDGYAASR; encoded by the coding sequence ATGAAATCCCTCTGGGCTGTTCTTATCGCGGCGCTGGTGCTCACCGTGAGTTTTGCGGTCAAGGTCCCGCTGAACAATAACCCCGATGAGTCGTCGCACCGGGACTACATCCGGCTGATGGTCGAGCAAAAAGGGCTGGTGATGTTTGTCCCGAGCAAAGACCGAAAGCCCTTGCCCGCCCCCGTGCTCGAGAGGATGCAGGCGCGGGAGGGAATGACCGAGGTGCCCGAGGGAGCGCCCAGCCGCGACGAGACCCACCAGCCGCCGCTCTACTACGCGCTCGCCGCGCTGGTCTTTGCCATCACAGGCGGCGGGAGCCTGCTGGCGCTACGCTTGGTCGCGCTTCCGTTTCACCTAGCGACAGTCTGGATTGCCTGGAAGACAGGACGAGACCTCTTCCCTAACCGGCCCGTGCTTGCTCCCGCGCTCGCCGCGTTTGTGGCGTTCTTACCGATCCAGGCACAGCTTGGGGGCGCGATCAGCAACGATGCCACCACGCACTTTTTCTGCGCGCTAATTGTCTGGCGCATGGCACGCTTCTTTGCACCGCATATCGCCCCGCCCCACCGGGTCTATGCCTGGGGAGAAGGAGCGCTCCTGGGGCTGTTTTTCGGGCTGGGGCTCCTCACCAAGCTCACGGTCCTCCAGCTCTACCCCGTGCTCTTTGTCGCCTGCGCTCTGGCGATCCGGGCCAAGCGCATCACCTTCACCGATACCATTGGAGTCTTTGGAGCCGCGGTGCTGGTCGGGCTGGCGATTGCCGCTCCGTGGCTGGCGCGCAACCAGCAGCTCTATGGGGACTTCCTGGCCCAGACGATCTACAAGGCAACGGGGCCAAATCTATCCCCTGCGGAGATCAGCCAGCTCTCGGGGTGGAGTGGGGCCGATTATGCCCGTAATGCCGGGCTACGCTCCTTTGTGAGCTTTTGGTGTTTTCTGGACCCCCATCTACCGACCGTGCCACTGGCTCAGTTTATCGGCTCGCCCGTGCTCCTGCTCCTCACGCTCATCCCCGCCCTTATCCCGCTCTTTGGGCTCTACAAGGCCAGTAAAGAGAAGGCTGTCGAGCCTGTCTTTGGGTTTGCGACACTGGTGCCGCTGTGTCTGGTGCCCTTTTTTACCAAGTTTATCTACGAGGTCTTCCAGGCGCAGGGACGCTATTTTCTGCCGTCGCTGCTGGCGGTGGCGCTGGTCTGTGTGGGGGGCTTTGCAGCGCTGACAAAAAAAGACAGGGCCGCCTTTGTGCCGGCGGCCCTGCTCTTGTTGCTCGCACTCTGGCAGCTAGTTGGTGACGGATACGCCGCTAGTCGCTGA
- a CDS encoding BamA/OMP85 family outer membrane protein, with amino-acid sequence MHGSHLLLFSGLLGAAPALAQAQDAPRLTRIETAGVSVLPASLIAETARTVLKDKSLTPDTLRSAFEAIRALYLQRGYPLAQVVNYQLTPDGALTLTVAEGRIRRIVVEGIHHTRPFVVREALTLREGMVYRTDTVQQDKGRLGRLGIFSEVVVTGRLPEENEIADTDSLGQVDLVVRVKEAQTSNVAATVGYGDQSGLVGFVNLTDANLFGTAQQLSAQWQRFGRVFLDNNGFLVQEDPRTAFDITLQRPSLGPKSLAYGVSIYDQNTIFLPTFGTPVETLRSYERRKGGKLQVGRPLGGVWSAALTARHDSVGYDPVPSRLDPPVDALSRARATVGAVGFTVATDTRDRLDSPRIGSLNRLTFESAGSVLGGNRTFTQTSLDLRRYSPLALPKKPGSVFAARLLGGTSTGDVPLSEQYFLGGFDLLRGYEFFSVRGDKMLLGSAEVRIPLGADTTGVAFVDIGNAWLPGQSVSAGGLKTGGGIGLRFQSPVGPIRLDLALGNRSRTYVSLGQSF; translated from the coding sequence ATGCACGGTTCCCACCTTCTTCTTTTTTCCGGACTGCTGGGGGCGGCACCCGCTCTTGCACAGGCACAGGATGCTCCGCGTCTGACACGTATCGAGACCGCAGGCGTCTCGGTTCTCCCTGCCAGCCTCATCGCGGAGACAGCAAGAACCGTGCTAAAGGACAAGAGCCTCACTCCCGATACCCTGCGGAGCGCCTTTGAGGCCATCAGAGCTCTCTACCTGCAGCGGGGCTATCCCCTCGCCCAGGTGGTCAACTACCAGCTCACCCCCGACGGTGCCCTGACCCTCACGGTCGCCGAGGGACGCATCCGGCGCATTGTGGTCGAAGGGATCCACCACACGCGTCCGTTTGTCGTTCGCGAGGCCCTCACCCTCCGCGAGGGGATGGTCTACCGCACCGACACCGTCCAGCAAGACAAGGGGCGCCTGGGACGCCTGGGAATCTTCTCGGAGGTCGTGGTCACAGGGCGGCTCCCGGAAGAGAACGAGATCGCCGATACCGATTCCTTGGGGCAGGTCGATCTCGTGGTTCGGGTCAAGGAGGCACAGACCAGCAATGTCGCGGCCACGGTCGGCTACGGCGACCAGAGCGGGCTTGTCGGCTTTGTCAACCTCACCGATGCCAACCTCTTTGGAACCGCGCAGCAGCTCTCCGCCCAGTGGCAGCGCTTCGGGCGGGTCTTCCTCGACAACAACGGCTTTCTGGTTCAGGAAGACCCCCGCACCGCCTTTGACATCACCCTCCAGCGCCCCTCGCTCGGCCCAAAGAGCCTGGCGTACGGTGTCAGTATCTACGACCAGAACACGATCTTCTTACCCACCTTCGGGACGCCGGTCGAGACCCTGCGTAGCTACGAGCGACGCAAGGGGGGAAAGCTCCAAGTCGGGCGACCGCTCGGCGGAGTCTGGAGCGCGGCGCTCACGGCCCGCCACGACTCGGTGGGCTACGACCCGGTCCCCAGCCGCCTCGATCCTCCTGTCGATGCGCTCAGCCGTGCCCGTGCGACAGTAGGGGCGGTGGGGTTCACGGTCGCTACCGATACCCGCGACCGCCTCGACAGCCCCCGGATCGGCTCGCTCAACCGCCTGACCTTTGAGTCCGCCGGCAGTGTCTTGGGAGGCAACCGCACCTTCACCCAGACCAGCCTGGACCTGCGCCGCTACAGCCCTCTGGCTCTTCCCAAGAAACCCGGCTCGGTCTTTGCCGCCCGCCTGCTGGGGGGAACGTCCACGGGCGATGTCCCCCTCTCCGAGCAGTACTTTCTGGGAGGCTTCGATCTCCTCCGCGGCTACGAGTTCTTCTCCGTCCGCGGTGATAAGATGCTCCTAGGCTCGGCGGAGGTGCGTATTCCCCTGGGCGCCGATACCACAGGAGTCGCCTTTGTCGATATCGGCAACGCCTGGCTCCCGGGTCAGAGTGTCTCGGCGGGCGGCCTCAAGACCGGCGGCGGGATCGGCCTGCGCTTCCAGAGCCCGGTCGGCCCGATTCGTTTGGACCTGGCACTGGGCAACCGCTCCCGAACCTATGTCTCGCTAGGACAGTCTTTTTAA
- a CDS encoding response regulator: protein MEPLRIVIADDEPIIRMDLRRTLENMGHIVAGEAGDGRQAIEVTRELKPDVVILDVKMPQMDGIDAAKVISTEGVAPVLLLTAYSDRELVERAKDAGVFAYLIKPFKEADLMPAIEIAIARFEEMLEIEKEVADLENKLETRKAVDRAKGILMDLYGLKEQDAFRRIQVQSMNTRKSMREIAEAIIIANSV, encoded by the coding sequence GTGGAACCACTGCGAATAGTGATCGCAGACGATGAGCCGATCATCCGAATGGACCTCCGGCGGACGCTGGAGAACATGGGCCATATTGTCGCGGGGGAAGCAGGCGACGGTCGTCAAGCGATCGAAGTCACCCGTGAGCTCAAGCCGGATGTCGTGATCCTCGATGTGAAGATGCCGCAAATGGACGGAATCGATGCCGCCAAGGTTATCTCCACCGAGGGCGTTGCCCCTGTGTTACTTCTGACCGCCTACTCCGACCGGGAGCTGGTAGAGCGGGCTAAGGATGCAGGCGTCTTTGCGTATCTGATTAAACCGTTTAAAGAAGCTGACCTCATGCCCGCCATTGAGATCGCCATCGCTCGTTTCGAGGAGATGCTGGAGATCGAGAAGGAAGTGGCTGATCTGGAGAACAAGCTCGAGACCCGCAAGGCCGTTGACCGTGCCAAGGGGATTCTCATGGACCTGTATGGGCTGAAGGAGCAAGATGCCTTCCGCCGTATTCAGGTGCAGAGCATGAACACCCGCAAGTCCATGCGCGAGATCGCAGAGGCGATCATTATCGCCAACTCAGTCTGA